One genomic region from Erythrobacter mangrovi encodes:
- a CDS encoding DMT family transporter: MATLVSQSVSPLRPILATAIGIGLLSLMDALMKMAALELGAYMAALMRSSMALALAAPLWLASGPKWPAKSVLKVHLIRGVVGSLMALTFFYSLTKLPLAETIAISFIAPLVSLYLAAVILGEEIKPRAIWGSVLGLVGVLVIVGGKFGRGNLNTDTWLGLAAIVVSALLYAWNLVLQRQQAMVAKPTEIATFYMAVASLTYLTAAPWLFEMPQIGQLHEVALSSVLTVAGALVMAWAYARAEAQVLVPLEYSGFVWAALFGWLLLHEGVTATAIGGTMLIVAGCWIATTRRRPEQSAV; the protein is encoded by the coding sequence ATGGCAACGCTCGTGAGCCAGTCCGTTTCCCCACTTCGCCCGATCCTCGCAACAGCCATCGGGATTGGCCTGTTGTCGCTGATGGACGCGCTGATGAAGATGGCGGCGCTCGAACTGGGCGCATATATGGCGGCGCTCATGCGTTCCAGCATGGCGCTGGCTCTCGCGGCGCCGCTGTGGTTGGCGAGCGGCCCGAAATGGCCGGCGAAGAGCGTGCTCAAGGTCCATCTGATTCGCGGCGTGGTCGGATCGCTGATGGCGCTGACGTTTTTCTATTCGCTCACCAAACTGCCCTTGGCGGAGACCATCGCGATCTCCTTCATCGCGCCGCTGGTCTCGCTCTATCTCGCCGCGGTCATCCTTGGCGAGGAAATCAAGCCGCGGGCGATCTGGGGGTCGGTCCTCGGTCTGGTCGGTGTGCTGGTGATTGTCGGCGGCAAGTTCGGGCGCGGCAACCTCAATACCGATACGTGGCTCGGCCTGGCGGCGATCGTGGTCTCCGCGCTGCTGTATGCCTGGAACCTGGTGCTCCAGCGGCAGCAGGCCATGGTCGCCAAGCCGACCGAAATCGCGACGTTCTATATGGCGGTGGCCAGCCTGACCTATCTCACGGCCGCACCATGGCTGTTCGAAATGCCGCAAATCGGCCAGCTGCACGAAGTCGCGCTGTCCTCCGTCCTGACGGTGGCGGGGGCATTGGTGATGGCCTGGGCCTATGCCCGGGCGGAAGCGCAAGTTCTTGTTCCATTGGAATATTCTGGATTCGTCTGGGCAGCGCTGTTCGGCTGGCTGCTGCTTCATGAGGGGGTTACCGCCACGGCAATTGGTGGGACCATGCTGATCGTCGCCGGATGCTGGATCGCCACGACGCGGCGGCGTCCCGAACAAAGCGCCGTCTAG
- a CDS encoding murein L,D-transpeptidase catalytic domain-containing protein, which translates to MNRRDILKNGLLLGAMTSVPARVFAQVNPTAERDRKLIAIAHEQLDRAGATIWRKDIVGIADFGLHSAERRFHFVDLVNERVQSFHVSHGSGSDLEHDGWLKRYSNIEGSEATCRGAFMTRSWYVGKYGTSIRLDGLDQTNDKALPRAIVMHQASYATPEHVARFGRLGRSNGCFAMGPEQFDRALLDLGGGRLLFADSMGLAEDGSRRLPPIAQVDLLRNELGAIYERPSASAY; encoded by the coding sequence ATGAATCGCCGTGACATACTCAAGAACGGCCTGCTGCTCGGCGCCATGACGAGCGTGCCTGCGCGCGTCTTCGCACAGGTCAATCCGACCGCCGAGCGCGATCGAAAGTTGATCGCCATCGCCCACGAGCAACTCGATCGTGCGGGTGCGACGATCTGGCGCAAGGATATCGTCGGAATCGCTGATTTCGGGCTCCACAGTGCGGAGCGCCGCTTTCACTTCGTCGATCTCGTCAATGAGCGGGTCCAGAGCTTTCACGTCAGCCATGGATCGGGTTCCGACCTCGAGCATGACGGCTGGCTCAAGCGGTATTCGAATATCGAAGGTTCGGAAGCGACCTGCCGCGGTGCCTTCATGACGCGCAGCTGGTATGTCGGGAAATATGGCACCTCGATCCGGCTCGACGGTCTGGACCAGACCAACGACAAGGCCCTGCCGCGTGCGATCGTGATGCACCAGGCGAGCTACGCCACGCCCGAACATGTCGCACGTTTCGGGCGGCTTGGTCGCTCCAACGGTTGCTTTGCCATGGGTCCCGAGCAGTTCGATCGCGCGCTGCTCGACCTTGGCGGCGGGCGGCTGCTCTTTGCCGACAGCATGGGCCTGGCCGAGGACGGCAGCAGGCGGCTGCCACCGATCGCGCAGGTCGACCTGCTGCGCAACGAGCTCGGAGCTATCTACGAACGCCCCAGCGCCAGCGCCTACTAA
- a CDS encoding L,D-transpeptidase family protein, with protein sequence MTFTRYFLGSVAGAAFLATSVLAQDRAPENLLPPEPEKVTEPLPDFSRNQTPPKQERQSVDEAFGDIRTVQGEVVQPVPSLVGDWTLATAQKLLAFIPSVAEEGLRPADYPVDALRAAIAAGEGEELNRIASETFVWLVEDLRDGRTPAEARKQWFVVDPDPDTNPTHVLLAEALASGDIAGILRGLNPVAPDYARLKEELALTSDPARAKLIRANMDRWRWLGQDLGRQYLLTNVPEYQLRLTVNNRIIKNYRVVVGKPGRTATPQLAEMVEAVIFNPTWTVPQSIVKGEGLGAKVLGNPAWAKAAGYKGTKGADGVVYVVQQPGPNNSLGLMKLDMPNEHAIFLHDTPARHLFNQDNRALSHGCIRVQGARELAITMSMLGNAQTKDDLPLIQQEVSEITASGVYTRYPMAKQWPVYITYFTMGVDVDGNLTSFADIYGRDAPVLAALDAPRQSNRARKSSEEVVEIIDDLQT encoded by the coding sequence ATGACTTTCACGCGTTACTTTCTTGGTTCGGTTGCAGGTGCGGCCTTCCTCGCCACTTCGGTGCTGGCGCAGGATCGGGCACCGGAAAACCTGTTGCCGCCCGAGCCTGAAAAGGTGACCGAGCCATTGCCCGATTTTTCGCGCAACCAGACTCCACCAAAGCAAGAGCGCCAGAGTGTCGATGAAGCTTTCGGCGATATCCGTACGGTGCAGGGCGAAGTCGTCCAGCCGGTGCCCTCGCTGGTCGGAGACTGGACGCTCGCTACGGCGCAAAAGCTGCTCGCCTTCATTCCCAGTGTCGCGGAAGAGGGCCTGCGCCCGGCCGACTATCCCGTCGATGCCTTGCGCGCCGCGATCGCCGCGGGCGAGGGCGAGGAGCTCAACCGCATCGCCAGCGAGACTTTCGTGTGGCTGGTCGAGGATCTGCGCGACGGGCGCACCCCTGCCGAGGCGCGCAAGCAGTGGTTCGTCGTCGATCCCGACCCCGACACCAATCCCACGCATGTGCTGCTTGCCGAGGCGCTGGCCAGCGGCGATATCGCAGGGATCCTTCGCGGGCTCAACCCGGTTGCCCCCGACTATGCCCGGCTTAAGGAAGAGCTGGCCCTGACCAGCGATCCCGCGCGCGCCAAGCTGATCCGCGCGAACATGGATCGCTGGCGCTGGTTGGGGCAGGATCTGGGCAGGCAGTACCTGCTGACCAACGTGCCCGAATACCAGCTGCGGCTGACGGTCAACAATCGCATCATCAAGAATTACCGCGTGGTGGTGGGCAAGCCGGGTCGCACTGCAACCCCGCAGCTGGCCGAGATGGTCGAAGCGGTGATCTTCAACCCTACCTGGACCGTGCCGCAATCGATCGTGAAGGGCGAAGGCCTTGGGGCGAAGGTGCTGGGTAACCCGGCCTGGGCCAAGGCGGCAGGCTACAAGGGCACGAAGGGCGCCGACGGGGTTGTTTATGTCGTCCAACAGCCCGGTCCGAACAATTCGCTGGGCCTGATGAAGCTCGATATGCCCAACGAGCATGCGATCTTCCTGCATGACACGCCTGCACGCCACCTGTTCAACCAGGACAACCGGGCCCTCAGCCATGGTTGCATCCGGGTGCAGGGTGCCCGCGAGCTGGCTATCACCATGTCGATGCTGGGCAATGCGCAGACCAAGGATGACCTTCCGCTAATCCAGCAGGAAGTTTCGGAGATCACCGCCAGCGGGGTCTACACGCGCTATCCCATGGCCAAGCAGTGGCCAGTCTACATCACCTACTTCACCATGGGCGTGGACGTGGACGGCAACCTGACCAGCTTTGCTGATATCTATGGTCGCGACGCACCGGTGCTTGCAGCGCTTGACGCACCGCGCCAGTCGAACCGCGCACGCAAGTCGAGCGAAGAAGTCGTCGAGATCATCGACGACCTGCAGACCTGA
- a CDS encoding retropepsin-like aspartic protease family protein, producing MREAVLLVVAVSAFAGFALRGVDGPKAAEEADPVQLVAERDAKERDRAFAAWSAGETVLPRASNGHFYAEASVNGSSVNFLVDTGASMIALTGEDATAAGLSWSESDVRIVAQGASGPVYGVPVRLDHVVLGGHEADNVDAAIIPRGLDISLLGQSFLSTIEPVRIEGDRLVLGG from the coding sequence ATGCGTGAAGCCGTTCTCCTTGTGGTGGCCGTCAGTGCCTTTGCCGGTTTTGCCCTGCGCGGGGTGGATGGCCCCAAAGCCGCAGAGGAGGCCGATCCTGTGCAATTGGTGGCCGAACGCGATGCCAAAGAACGCGACAGGGCCTTCGCCGCGTGGAGCGCAGGCGAAACGGTGCTTCCACGCGCGTCGAACGGTCACTTCTACGCCGAAGCCTCGGTCAACGGTTCCTCGGTCAATTTCCTGGTCGATACCGGCGCCAGCATGATTGCGCTGACCGGCGAAGACGCCACGGCAGCGGGGCTCAGCTGGTCGGAAAGCGACGTGCGGATCGTGGCGCAAGGTGCCAGCGGCCCGGTTTATGGCGTGCCCGTTCGGCTCGATCACGTCGTGCTCGGAGGACACGAGGCGGACAATGTCGATGCCGCCATCATCCCACGGGGTCTCGACATCTCGCTACTTGGGCAGAGCTTCCTTTCGACCATCGAACCGGTTCGCATCGAAGGCGACCGGTTGGTTCTGGGTGGCTAG